In Pseudorasbora parva isolate DD20220531a chromosome 9, ASM2467924v1, whole genome shotgun sequence, the following proteins share a genomic window:
- the ghsra gene encoding growth hormone secretagogue receptor a — translation MPAWTNRSNCSFNCSWDDNATYWGVEHPVNIFPIPVLTGVTVTCVLFFFVGVTGNLMTILVVSKYKDMRTTTNLYLSSMAFSDLLIFLCMPLDLYRIWKYRPWNFGNILCKLFQFVSECCTYATILNITALSVERYFAICFPLRAKIVVTKGRVRGVILVLWIVSFFSAGPVFVLVGVEHENGTNSWDTNECKATEYAIRSGLLTIMVWVSSIFFFLPVFCLTVLYSLIGRKLWKRKRETIGENASSRDKNNRQTVKMLAVVVFAFVLCWLPFHVGRYLISKSTEMGSPIMSVISHYCNLISFVLFYLSAAINPILYNIMSKKYRMAACKLFGLRNNPRRSTSVAKGESPPCWTESTASV, via the exons ATGCCTGCCTGGACGAACCGGTCCAACTGTTCCTTCAACTGCAGTTGGGATGATAACGCGACATACTGGGGCGTCGAGCACCCGGTCAACATTTTCCCCATTCCAGTGCTGACCGGGGTCACCGTCACCTGCGTCCTCTTCTTCTTTGTGGGTGTAACAGGGAACCTGATGACCATTTTGGTGGTGTCAAAATACAAGGACATGCGAACCACCACTAACCTGTACCTGTCGAGCATGGCCTTTTCGGATTTACTCATTTTTCTCTGCATGCCTCTGGACTTGTACAGAATCTGGAAGTACCGACCTTGGAATTTCGGCAACATACTTTGTAAACTCTTTCAGTTCGTGAGCGAGTGTTGCACATACGCGACCATTCTGAACATCACTGCTCTCAGTGTGGAGAGATACTTTGCTATTTGTTTTCCTCTTAGGGCAAAAATAGTCGTGACCAAGGGTCGCGTGCGAGGGGTCATTTTGGTCCTCTGGATAGTATCCTTCTTTAGTGCAGGACCTGTATTTGTGCTCGTCGGGGTCGAGCATGAAAATGGGACAAACTCGTGGGATACTAACGAATGCAAAGCGACGGAATATGCTATTAGGTCAGGGCTCCTAACCATCATGGTTTGGGTCTCCAGCATCTTTTTCTTCTTGCCTGTGTTCTGCTTGACTGTTTTGTATAGTCTCATCGGGCGAAAGCTCTGGAAGAGAAAAAGGGAGACGATTGGAGAAAACGCTTCGAGTCGTGATAAAAACAATAGACAGACAGTGAAAATGCTGG CTGTGGTGGTGTTTGCCTTCGTGCTCTGCTGGCTTCCCTTTCATGTTGGACGCTACCTGATCTCCAAATCCACAGAGATGGGCTCTCCTATCATGTCTGTCATCAGCCACTACTGTAATCTCATCTCATTTGTACTCTTTTACCTCAGTGCAGCAATCAACCCTATTCTGTACAACATCATGTCCAAGAAGTACAGGATGGCAGCTTGCAAACTTTTCGGACTGCGTAATAACCCACGAAGAAGCACATCAGTGGCTAAAGGAGAGAGCCCACCGTGCTGGACGGAATCCACTGCCAGCGTGTGA